A stretch of the Theileria equi strain WA chromosome 1, complete sequence genome encodes the following:
- a CDS encoding hypothetical protein (encoded by transcript BEWA_029230A): MGACDYLETIYEKCTEPTQSSSPVQGPDTAGLQGPPGEKGESSIPEHKDKVQEISKVQKDVAGVQSPSPAAGAPGNPAPEGSLSGAEDGIDGDKGPSGEKGDREHAGADTSDASLPGREATDTGPQVTKDTHASPAGLQQPGPAAMQGGPSGGASHGNSFWDLKNTLGVFSGNGIVSGLVGRAGYHLYKSSRDPWVRQI, from the exons ATGGGAGCCT GTGACTATCTGGAGACAATCTATGAAAAATGTACTGAACCTACTCAATCCTCATCTCCAGTACAAGGTCCTGATACTGCTGGACTTCAAGGACCTCCTGGTGAAAAAGGTGAATCATCTATTCCGGAACATAAGGATAAAGTTCAAgaaatttccaaagtacAAAAGGATGTTGCTGGTGTTCAATCTCCATCACCTGCTGCTGGTGCTCCTGGTAATCCTGCTCCTGAAGGATCTCTTTCTGGCGCTGAAGATGGTATagatggtgataaaggtCCTTCTGGTGAAAAGGGTGATAGAGAACATGCTGGAGCTGATACTTCTGATGCTAGTCTACCTGGTAGAGAAGCTACTGATACTGGTCCTCAAGTTACTAAAGATACTCATGCTTCTCCTGCAGGTCTTCAACAACCTGGTCCTGCTGCTATGCAAGGCGGCCCTTCTGGTGGAGCTTCTCATGGAAACTCTTTTTGGGATCTAAAGAATACTCTTGGTGTCTTCAGTGGTAATGGTATTGTATCTGGATTAGTTGGTCGGGCAGgttatcatttatataagaGTTCTagagatccttgggttagacagatttga
- a CDS encoding hypothetical protein (encoded by transcript BEWA_029240A) — MLGARFGRTLGYGLVRNRATPFARSVRYYDAKDEYEVKGFRKFIGPFWVITTRPFLKIYGTATFFFLLYYYPLDKYLLGVREIKAELDAKVRK; from the coding sequence ATGCTTGGAGCAAGATTCGGGAGGACGCTGGGCTACGGCTTGGTGAGAAACAGGGCGACTCCGTTTGCGAGGTCAGTTCGCTACTATGACGCCAAGGATGAGTACGAAGTCAAGGGATTTCGCAAGTTTATCGGTCCATTTTGGGTAATCACAACTCGACCGTTTCTCAAGATTTACGGAACTGCCACGTTTTTCTTTTTGCTCTATTACTATCCCCTTGATAAATACCTCCTGGGCGTTAGGGAAATCAAGGCCGAACTGGACGCCAAGGTCAGAAAGTAG
- a CDS encoding signal peptide-containing protein (encoded by transcript BEWA_029250A) encodes MKILAVLWTVSLVGLCRCGDDEDDRAVEIHSSGRHLDVSSIEPSLYNLYGCNYDGNEVIFVVPQEGVLVTKVLHSTATIWTPEDGEKFEYAKVFLKDGSPNLLGIIKRTPAGPNCRWYARNGDVWEGCNDHLARIKAIRVPIPRINPFILNIEDDRDTRECRIFNIKLLGIQMRLYFAKLGFLATEVRDNGTPIWKAEEGRNEACISANLYFIRREPALLLIAIKVGMKVEFRCFERINGEWDRLALDVFRRYRMELMESTDTFREPSIPGRQERPRWSKFFKGSQSHRETGTGGRPSDVEMTVLSRHLAAHYSPEGADGGAGVEFLRVEDDYDEDDEYSTVPLEDSEC; translated from the coding sequence ATGAAGATTTTAGCAGTACTATGGACGGTGTCTCTGGTGGGACTCTGCCGCTgtggagatgatgaagatgacaGGGCAGTGGAAATACATTCCTCTGGGAGGCACCTAGACGTTTCAAGTATAGAACCATCCCTTTACAACCTTTATGGCTGCAATTATGACGGGAATGAGGTCATTTTTGTTGTCCCTCAAGAGGGTGTATTGGTGACCAAAGTTCTCCATTCCACAGCCACAATTTGGACTCCAGAGGATGGCGAAAAGTTTGAATATGCCAAGGTATTCCTCAAGGATGGAAGCCCAAATCTCCTGGGAATTATAAAACGGACACCTGCAGGTCCAAACTGTAGATGGTATGCAAGGAATGGAGATGTTTGGGAAGGCTGCAATGATCATCTCGCCAGGATTAAAGCAATTAGAGTACCAATCCCCCGCATAAACCCATTCATTCTAAATATTGAGGATGACAGGGATACTCGGGAATGTAGAATATTCAACATAAAGCTACTCGGAATACAAATGAGGCTGTACTTTGCAAAGCTTGGCTTCCTTGCTACGGAAGTGAGGGATAACGGGACGCCAATTTGGAAGGCTGAAGAGGGGAGAAATGAAGCATGCATATCTGCAAATCTCTACTTTATACGTCGAGAGCCAGCCCTCTTGCTTATTGCAATAAAGGTTGGAATGAAGGTAGAATTTAGATGCTTTGAGAGGATAAATGGAGAGTGGGATAGGCTAGCTCTTGACGTATTCAGGAGGTATAGAATGGAACTTATGGAATCTACAGATACTTTTAGAGAGCCTTCAATACCGGGAAGGCAGGAAAGGCCCAGGTGGAGTAAATTTTTCAAGGGCTCGCAGTCCCACAGGGAGACTGGAACTGGTGGCAGACCTTCAGACGTAGAAATGACAGTCTTGTCCCGACATCTTGCGGCCCATTACAGTCCTGAAGGAGCAGATGGCGGTGCTGGTGTAGAATTTTTGAGAGTAGAGGATGATTACGACgaggatgatgaatatAGCACAGTCCCTCTGGAAGATTCAGAGTGCTGA
- a CDS encoding hypothetical protein (encoded by transcript BEWA_029260A) translates to MLSKRHPKRRGQPIRSQMFNLGGVEPLQLWFYPEGTANSIDGYCSLKLVSPPGWCLPYRIYMFVFSEYNRVVIGPMYRESPDYVSSSLNTCRLVSKENKSLLENAENDSDYVILGPSGNVYVGVGIVDEPVREKSQDYEFKYDWDEGDYDFNQWLKKQTGDPDDEFTEKNVKKT, encoded by the exons ATGTTGTCCAAGAGACACCCAAAGAGGAGAGGTCAGCCGATTAGATCGCAAATGTTCAACTTGGGTGGAGTAGAGCCTTTGCAGCTTTGGTTTTATCCAGAGGGTACTGCCAACTCTATTGACGGTTACTGCTCACTAAAGTTGGTTTCACCACCGGGATGGTGTCTTCCCTATAGGATTTACATGTTTGTATTTAGTGAATACAACAGAGTAGTTATTGGTCCAATGTACAGGGAGTCACCAGATTACGTTTCCTCCTCACTAAATACCTGCAG ACTGGTTAGcaaggaaaataaaagtttgCTCGAAAACGCCGAGAATGATAGTGACTATGTAATTCTCGGTCCCTCTGGAAACGTTTACGTTGGTGTTGGAATAGTCGATGAGCCAGTTAGAGAAAAGAGCCAAGATTACGAGTTTAAATATGACTGGGACGAAGGTGATTATGATTTTAACCAGTGGCTCAAGAAACAGACGGGAGATCCAGATGATGAATTTACCGAGAAGAATGTCAAAAAGACGTAA
- a CDS encoding hypothetical protein (encoded by transcript BEWA_029270A): MSRDIDISKKCRGSCTDDPRISARTDLVGGTIDYGFCAHEKLSTWITGLNYANKPLRIEYEKGVSHTSFSTNYSMIWEATTYYRDYGNRATIQTPLLLGVKDYSGAEYKWYENLDKGNTIWRKIGNTNEFPTIDPGQGGNEFKDKLDQLACRLQGIVEINLSKDKDEEYCHNHDNDEEVYTKKVKVTLNPDIFDFPKYVTFDHIPNPQIYGTTELTIGGFNIGGTPQNVSGLHFPVKATKITIFMPACDHKPFLFHIKSENSSYNDRWFKNTGGNVWIEYNVLTGNTPDRANERVKRDFETLTGSLSVNQCKAPSEVKLDITKIPSPGKNETLYFDGNTPILVKKENPNNIPKVFLKYSHRPVTGSSNTFVVSNKLKDGQIGSMNTIHNVKGFFVYFWTENDNLPILVGIKKSSWQDGSDQPKYYSKGNSGYSHIWTPTWVSGMSELQALDDQNCSRNYAIPFEITDPTDPSQFLSNKNESACIKTTRRITESKSQPSVPGYTVQEYIINRGGTRISRVTHNGKDTTGVTLAKNDTVSKVRVYSHKPTSIPLMVEFINNGGSGSKWFYSKDKEGLTWGTLSGISNGFYKGNYPTDELTRQLDGIRCVRDNEVTLDLSYAVSSTQAPYCCNSHNTGSGYNVTVTLQSTTIIGSKALDYYKHSLTANTKLAAIKYYPHGTSDTRKYIRPSELTLPTTEQTTIYVFYCPKDPVLIYISSPGEISATGWYKKSTSAGDDSKWIKVLIGLKDPNNIKGCSPEFDLLSEVLRGLNCTDIGTCNQSKAHTKVDVSFDISSMQHSKGDVGSKGPAGSSAPPGDPGEGTQDTSTGSRSDSGLLGSLVGDMGVLLGKAGETVINLLTTPLKTNDFISPSPKTQTAAGDQSSDGAAHTDVNSPSGRETGDRVQADGTAIQDGLGPPAPGAASSEPKDDTEDNQPGGGVSYSGTAGSPTTCGGSNDPAPPPPPPQPVSPTSKVTAEDEAPTPPESGKTERSTGGLLELPIATSLWSTFGVSSGPLAGAGGLTGLGWWAFKRSKGDPWVRQVYLMDQ, translated from the coding sequence ATGTCAAGAGACATAGACATCAGCAAAAAATGCAGGGGTTCTTGTACTGATGACCCACGAATTAGTGCTAGGACAGATTTAGTAGGAGGTACTATAGACTACGGGTTTTGTGCTCATGAGAAGCTATCTACATGGATAACTGGTCTTAACTATGCTAATAAGCCCCTTAGAATAGAATATGAGAAAGGTGTATCTCATACTTCATTTTCCACCAACTATTCTATGATATGGGAGGCTACAACATATTATCGTGATTATGGTAACAGAGCCACCATACAGACTCCTCTCCTACTTGGGGTCAAGGATTATAGTGGAGCAGAATATAAATGGTATGAGAACCTAGATAAAGGTAATACaatatggaggaagatCGGTAATACTAACGAATTTCCTACTATTGACCCAGGGCAGGGTGGAAATGAGTTCAAGGATAAGCTAGATCAACTAGCATGTAGGCTACAGGGTATTGTTGAAATAAACCTCTCCAAAGACAAAGATGAGGAATATTGTCACAATCATGAcaatgatgaagaagtcTACACTAAGAAGGTAAAAGTTACACTTAACCCTGACATATTTGACTTTCCTAAGTATGTCACATTTGATCATATTCCAAATCCTCAAATTTATGGAACAACTGAATTGACTATAGGAGGATTTAACATTGGAGGTACTCCACAAAATGTGAGTGGACTACACTTCCCCGTTAAAGCTACTAAAATTACCATATTTATGCCAGCATGTGATCACAAGCCGTTCCTTTTCCACATAAAGTCTGAAAATTCATCTTACAATGATAGATGGTTTAAGAATACTGGTGGAAATGTTTGGATAGAATATAATGTGCTAACAGGCAATACACCGGATAGAGCTAATGAACGTGTTAAGAGAGACTTTGAAACCCTTACAGGAAGTTTGAGTGTAAACCAATGCAAGGCTCCTAGCGAGGTAAAACTGGACATTACTAAGATTCCATCTCCTGGAAAAAATGAAACTCTCTACTTTGATGGTAATACTCCAATACTTGTTAAGAAAGAAAACCCTAATAATATACCTAAGGTATTCTTAAAGTACTCTCATAGACCTGTCACTGGTAGTAGTAATACTTTTGTTGTAAGTAATAAGTTGAAAGATGGTCAGATAGGATCGATGAACACTATACATAATGTTAAAGGTTTTTTCGTCTACTTCTGGACTGAGAATGACAACTTACCGATCCTAGTTGGAATTAAAAAGAGTAGTTGGCAGGATGGTAGTGATCAACCAAAGTACTATAGCAAGGGCAATAGTGGATATAGTCATATTTGGACCCCTACTTGGGTATCTGGTATGAGTGAACTACAGGCACTTGATGATCAAAATTGTAGCAGGAACTATGCTATCCCTTTTGAAATAACCGATCCTACCGATCCATCCCAGTTCCTTTCTAATAAGAACGAATCCGCTTGCATAAAAACTACCAGAAGGATTACAGAATCTAAGTCTCAACCTAGTGTTCCTGGATATACTGTTCAAGAGTACATAATTAATAGAGGTGGCACTAGGATCTCTAGAGTCACACACAACGGAAAAGATACCACAGGTGTTACTCTCGCTAAAAACGATACAGTATCTAAGGTACGAGTTTACTCACATAAACCTACTAGCATTCCTCTAATGgtagagtttataaataacGGTGGAAGTGGCTCTAAGTGGTTCTATagtaaagacaaagaggGTCTTACTTGGGGAACTCTTAGTGGAATATCCAATGGATTTTATAAAGGAAACTATCCTACTGATGAGCTTACCAGGCAACTTGATGGTATAAGGTGTGTTCGCGACAATGAGGTTACTTTGGATCTATCCTATGCTGTGTCTAGTACGCAGGCTCCATATTGTTGCAATAGTCATAATACTGGTAGTGGATACAATGTTACAGTCACCCTTCAATCTACTACAATAATTGGTTCAAAAGCTTTAGATTACTACAAACATTCTCTGACTGCTAATACTAAGCTTGCTGCAATAAAGTACTATCCTCATGGAACCTCTGATACTAGAAAGTATATCAGACCCTCTGAATTAACTTTGCCTACCACAGAACAGACTACAATATATGTTTTTTATTGTCCAAAGGATCCAGTGCTCATCTATATTAGTTCACCCGGAGAAATCTCAGCCACAGGCTGGTATAAAAAGAGCACTTCTGCTGGAGATGATTCCAAATGGATAAAAGTATTGATTGGGCTCAAAGATCCAAATAATATCAAAGGTTGTAGTCCAGAATTTGATCTACTTTCTGAAGTTCTCAGAGGGTTGAATTGTACGGACATAGGAACTTGTAATCAAAGTAAGGCTCACACAAAAGTGGATGTATCCTTTGATATATCATCTATGCAGCATAGTAAAGGAGATGTTGGATCCAAAGGACCTGCTGGCTCATCTGCCCCTCCTGGAGACCCTGGTGAAGGAACTCAGGATACTAGTACAGGAAGTAGGAGCGATAGTGGGTTGTTAGGTTCCCTCGTTGGAGATATGGGAGTGCTTCTTGGAAAAGCAGGTGAAACTGTCATAAATCTACTTACCACACCTCTAAAGACTAATGACTTTATCTCTCCATCTCCTAAAACACAAACTGCTGCTGGTGATCAATCTTCTGATGGAGCTGCTCATACTGATGTTAATAGTCCATCTGGTAGAGAAACTGGTGATAGAGTTCAAGCTGATGGAACTGCAATTCAAGATGGACTTGGTCCCCCTGCTCCTGGAGCTGCTAGTAGTGAACCTAAAGATGATACTGAAGATAATCAACCTGGAGGTGGAGTATCATACTCTGGTACTGCTGGATCTCCTACTACTTGTGGAGGATCCAATGATCCCGCCCCTCCTCCTCCTCCTCCTCAACCTGTTTCTCCTACTTCTAAAGTTACTGCTGAAGATGAAGCTCCTACTCCTCCTGAATCTGGTAAAACTGAACGTTCTACTGGTGGACTTCTTGAACTTCCTATTGCCACTAGTCTATGGTcaacctttggagtatCTTCTGGCCctcttgccggagctggtggtcttactggacttggttggtgggcatttaaacgttctaaaggagatccttgggttagacaagTGTATCTTATGGATCAgtaa
- a CDS encoding hypothetical protein (encoded by transcript BEWA_029280A), with the protein MARGHGTNGFGRIKRRYRINLMENEKKHELLKKLYLEREHYLKNSSRKKSNMYRYFNITYENIEHHLNRTMDEFFEDLEKDKHNTLYIVDGNAFSGRYADLRIPVPREWASFEFEGQNPHGLEPVSKMPSDVKPNFGNELLESIYSLLNSPESGDEKHVSPKNSTSKEAIELYDEVGDYDYQEFERFKTYRKDYLQNIEFKSNDESKKQRELLHNLMIQPTAFPSYLDPDNPILRTGRRRELQRKRDSGRLQRKRWHMDVPSEDDIARGRRRVGDNVTKEFLDSIEWEQPLPTYHDSNFFKRSFYESGFGGDDRTLDSYFDVQFIGATDAYPFAVSAGMQFAWPIYW; encoded by the exons ATGGCACGAGGTCATGGAACCAACGGTTTTGGGAGAATAAAGAGACGCTATCGCATAAATCTCatggagaatgaaaagaaacACGAACTGCTCAAGAAATTATACCTGGAACGAGAACACTACCTCAAGAATTCATCCAGAAAAAAGTCAAACATGTACAG ATACTTCAACATTACGTACGAGAACATTGAGCATCACTTGAATAGGACAATGGACGAATTTTTTGAGGACTTGGAAAAGGACAAGCACAATACCTTGTACATTGTCGACGGCAATGCGTTTAGTGGCCGTTACGCCGACTTGAGGATACCGGTTCCGAGGGAGTGGGCTTCGTTTGAGTTTGAGGGACAGAATCCGCATGGGCTTGAACCGGTTAGCAAGATGCCCTCGGATGTCAAGCcaaactttggaaatgaGCTGTTGGAGTCGATTTACAGCCTTTTAAATTCTCCGgaatctggagatgaaaagCATGTTAGTCCAAAGAATTCTACATCTAAAGAAGCCATTGAACTATATGACGAGGTTGGAGACTATGACTACCAAGAGTTTGAGCGCTTTAAAACATACCGAAAGGATTACCTACAGAACATTGAATTCAAATCAAATGATGAATCCAAAAAGCAGAGGGAGCTTTTGCACAATTTAATGATCCAGCCAACAGCATTTCCATCGTATCTTGACCCGGATAATCCCATACTTCGCACCGGAAGGCGACGTGAATTGCAGCGCAAGCGAGACTCTGGACGTTTGCAGCGTAAGCGTTGGCACATGGATGTTCCTTCAGAGGATGACATTGCACGTGGAAGACGCAGGGTTGGTGATAATGTAACAAAGGAGTTTCTGGACTCGATTGAGTGGGAACAGCCACTCCCAACGTATCACGATTCAAACTTTTTCAAGAGGAGTTTTTACGAGTCTGGGTTTGGCGGAGATGATCGGACTCTGGATTCCTATTTTGATGTCCAGTTTATCGGAGCTACAGACGCCTACCCATTTGCCGTTTCAGCCGGAATGCAGTTTGCATGGCCCATTTATTGGTAA